One stretch of Pradoshia sp. D12 DNA includes these proteins:
- the cmpA gene encoding cortex morphogenetic protein CmpA — MPAWLQNQIQRAFLEKNSKQVQLLNQCWFFYKKSIAQYD; from the coding sequence ATGCCTGCTTGGTTGCAAAACCAAATCCAAAGAGCCTTTCTTGAAAAAAACAGCAAGCAAGTGCAACTATTGAATCAATGTTGGTTTTTTTATAAAAAAAGCATTGCCCAATACGATTAA
- the tsaB gene encoding tRNA (adenosine(37)-N6)-threonylcarbamoyltransferase complex dimerization subunit type 1 TsaB: MNVLAIDTSTNVLGVAVANEKGIIGEQITFTKRNHSVRAMPSIEAILKECGLKPGDLDKIVVAKGPGSYTGVRIGVTIAKSLAWSLGIQLSGVSSLEALALNGRYFNGLVCPLFDARRGQIYTSLFKWDNGELVRLEEDQNVLAIEWAEHLKSLNQPILFIGNDVPIHIEALTEILGDKAIMAPLSLQQARPGELAMHGMNLPDDDIHTFVPNYVRLAEAEAKWLEAQEKQREE, encoded by the coding sequence ATGAATGTATTAGCAATTGATACATCTACGAATGTCCTGGGAGTGGCTGTTGCTAATGAAAAAGGGATTATCGGAGAGCAAATAACATTTACAAAACGAAACCATTCAGTACGGGCGATGCCTTCCATAGAAGCAATTTTGAAGGAATGTGGGCTTAAACCAGGAGACCTTGATAAAATAGTGGTGGCAAAGGGTCCTGGCTCTTATACTGGCGTAAGAATTGGCGTAACGATTGCCAAGTCTTTGGCCTGGAGTCTAGGCATTCAATTATCAGGCGTATCAAGTTTAGAGGCGCTTGCCCTGAATGGCAGATATTTCAATGGTTTGGTATGTCCACTGTTTGATGCAAGAAGGGGACAGATTTATACAAGTCTTTTTAAATGGGATAATGGAGAGTTGGTTAGATTGGAGGAAGACCAGAATGTGTTGGCCATTGAGTGGGCTGAGCATTTAAAATCACTCAATCAACCTATACTATTCATAGGCAATGATGTTCCTATTCATATTGAGGCCCTAACAGAAATTCTTGGAGATAAGGCTATTATGGCACCATTATCATTGCAGCAGGCTAGACCGGGTGAATTAGCAATGCATGGCATGAATCTACCTGATGATGATATCCACACCTTTGTCCCCAATTACGTACGTTTAGCAGAAGCTGAGGCGAAATGGTTAGAAGCTCAAGAGAAACAGAGGGAAGAGTAA
- a CDS encoding anti-sigma factor antagonist, which translates to MNISIDVQNVNSEIHVNVKGEIDAYTAPKLRETLFPLSDQDKVVMIIDLTDVSYMDSTGLGVFVGLFKNVRAHNGDFRIIGLSERLHRLFEITGLADIIHIKSHAEGGTQ; encoded by the coding sequence ATGAATATTTCTATTGATGTACAGAATGTAAATTCTGAAATACATGTAAATGTTAAAGGCGAGATAGATGCATACACAGCACCGAAGTTAAGAGAGACACTATTTCCTTTGTCGGATCAAGATAAAGTAGTCATGATTATTGATTTAACCGATGTTTCTTATATGGACAGCACAGGTCTTGGGGTATTTGTAGGATTATTTAAAAATGTTCGAGCGCACAATGGGGATTTTAGAATCATCGGACTATCAGAGAGATTACATCGTCTTTTTGAAATCACTGGTTTAGCGGATATAATCCATATAAAAAGCCATGCAGAGGGTGGAACGCAATGA
- a CDS encoding Tex family protein: protein MKSKSELVQYIASELSVKGSQVSNVLALLEDGNTIPFIARYRKEMTGSLDEVEIRTISERWTYLDNLEKRKEEVLRIIEEQGKLTEELSREIIKAVKLQTIEDLYRPFKQKRRTKATVANEKGLEPLAKWIMEAPQTANPLEKAAQFVDVELGVTTPEEALDGAKDIIAENISDNASFRKWIRDETFKFGLIKSVSKDEKKDEKKVFEMYYDYDEAIGKIVPHRILALNRGEKEGVLRVSIKTDTQKILDYLARKMNLNTANPSAVIMKEAIEDSYKRLIQPSIEREIRNELTEKAEDQAIYIFSENLRNLLLQPPLKGKMVLGVDPAYRTGCKYAVVDPTGKMLEVGVIYPHPPVAKKKEATEAILSILKRYNIEIITIGNGTASRETEQFIADTLKKQSEKIYYVIVNEAGASVYSASDIAREEFPDLQVEQRSAVSIARRLQDPLAELVKIDPKSVGVGQYQHDVSEKKLNESLGFVVETAVNRVGVNVNTASPSLLQYVAGLSKSVAQNIVKKREKEGAFRNRASLKKIPRLGAKTYEQAIGFLRVIGGEEPLDRTSIHPENYQSVRSLLKMLGFTTDDLGSERLREALTTVKKSEMAEKLNIGEITLGDILDALMRPERDPRDELAAPLLKSDVLKMEDLKQGMELQGVVRNVVDFGAFIDIGVKQAGLVHISKLSRRYVKHPMDVVSVGDVVTVWVDQVDIPKERIALTMINPAG from the coding sequence ATGAAGTCGAAGAGTGAATTGGTTCAATATATAGCGTCAGAGCTTTCAGTGAAGGGGAGTCAAGTATCCAATGTATTGGCGCTTTTAGAGGATGGTAATACGATTCCATTTATAGCGCGTTATCGAAAAGAAATGACCGGCTCATTGGATGAGGTTGAAATTAGAACAATTTCTGAGCGGTGGACCTATCTCGATAATTTGGAAAAAAGAAAGGAAGAAGTCCTGCGTATTATTGAGGAGCAAGGGAAACTCACAGAGGAGTTATCACGTGAAATCATCAAGGCAGTAAAACTGCAAACTATTGAAGATTTGTATCGTCCTTTTAAGCAAAAGCGTCGCACAAAAGCAACGGTCGCAAATGAAAAAGGATTAGAACCGTTGGCGAAATGGATCATGGAAGCTCCTCAAACTGCAAACCCACTTGAAAAAGCTGCTCAATTTGTTGATGTGGAGTTGGGAGTGACAACGCCAGAAGAAGCTTTAGATGGTGCGAAAGATATTATAGCAGAGAATATCTCTGATAATGCCTCTTTCAGAAAATGGATTCGGGATGAAACATTTAAGTTTGGCTTGATTAAATCTGTTAGTAAAGATGAGAAGAAAGATGAGAAAAAGGTATTTGAGATGTACTACGACTATGATGAAGCAATAGGAAAAATAGTTCCTCATCGCATTTTGGCACTTAATCGTGGTGAAAAAGAGGGAGTGCTTCGAGTTTCCATCAAAACCGATACACAGAAAATACTGGATTATCTCGCTAGAAAAATGAATTTGAATACAGCCAATCCGAGTGCAGTGATTATGAAGGAAGCAATAGAAGATAGCTATAAGCGATTGATTCAGCCTTCTATTGAAAGGGAGATTCGTAATGAGTTGACGGAAAAGGCTGAAGACCAAGCTATCTATATTTTTTCTGAGAATCTCAGAAATTTACTGCTTCAGCCGCCTTTAAAGGGAAAAATGGTATTGGGTGTAGATCCGGCTTATCGTACAGGCTGTAAATATGCAGTAGTCGATCCTACAGGGAAAATGCTTGAGGTAGGAGTGATTTATCCGCATCCGCCAGTAGCTAAAAAGAAAGAGGCAACGGAGGCTATTCTGTCTATACTCAAAAGATATAACATAGAAATCATCACAATCGGGAACGGAACAGCATCTCGAGAGACAGAACAATTCATTGCAGATACGTTGAAGAAGCAAAGTGAAAAAATCTATTACGTAATTGTAAATGAGGCCGGTGCAAGTGTTTATTCGGCATCAGATATCGCAAGAGAAGAGTTTCCAGATTTACAGGTGGAGCAGCGAAGTGCGGTCTCGATTGCAAGAAGACTACAGGATCCCTTGGCGGAATTGGTGAAGATAGATCCTAAATCTGTAGGTGTAGGGCAATATCAACATGATGTTTCAGAAAAAAAACTGAATGAGTCACTTGGTTTTGTGGTTGAAACGGCAGTAAACCGAGTGGGGGTTAATGTGAATACAGCCTCTCCTTCTCTATTGCAATATGTGGCGGGTCTTTCCAAGTCTGTAGCCCAAAATATCGTAAAAAAGAGAGAGAAAGAAGGAGCATTCCGAAATCGGGCTTCTTTAAAAAAGATTCCAAGGCTTGGTGCGAAAACCTATGAACAAGCCATTGGGTTTTTAAGAGTAATTGGTGGGGAAGAGCCGCTTGATCGGACATCCATACATCCTGAAAACTATCAGTCCGTTCGTTCTTTATTGAAAATGCTCGGTTTCACAACGGATGATTTAGGAAGTGAACGATTAAGAGAAGCGCTAACCACGGTGAAGAAAAGTGAAATGGCGGAGAAATTGAATATTGGCGAAATCACATTGGGAGATATTCTGGATGCCTTGATGAGACCAGAAAGAGATCCGCGTGACGAATTGGCTGCACCTCTATTAAAATCTGATGTACTGAAGATGGAGGATCTTAAGCAAGGGATGGAGCTCCAAGGCGTTGTTCGTAATGTCGTTGATTTTGGCGCATTTATTGACATCGGCGTAAAGCAGGCCGGTCTAGTTCATATCTCGAAATTGAGCAGACGATATGTAAAGCATCCAATGGATGTTGTATCAGTTGGGGATGTGGTGACTGTCTGGGTTGATCAAGTAGATATACCTAAAGAACGAATTGCCCTTACAATGATAAATCCGGCTGGATAA
- a CDS encoding SprT family protein, giving the protein MTDRELQKLVEKISIEDFGIPFTHKAIFNNRLRTTGGRYLLVSHNIEINRRYLDELGMEEIKGIIKHELCHYHLHLQGKGYRHGDRDFKQLMAKTNSPRFCSALESNIRAVRPVKWLYECRSCGLEYRRKRQLDTKKYVCGKCRGKIILKKSLT; this is encoded by the coding sequence ATGACGGACCGGGAATTACAGAAATTAGTTGAAAAAATATCCATAGAGGATTTTGGGATACCATTCACTCATAAGGCAATCTTTAATAACAGATTAAGGACAACAGGCGGACGGTATTTATTAGTCAGCCATAATATTGAAATTAATCGAAGATACTTAGATGAATTAGGAATGGAAGAGATAAAGGGAATTATAAAACATGAATTATGCCATTATCATCTGCACCTCCAAGGGAAGGGATACAGGCATGGAGATCGGGACTTTAAACAATTGATGGCAAAGACCAACTCACCTCGTTTTTGCTCAGCCCTGGAAAGCAATATCCGTGCTGTACGCCCTGTGAAATGGCTATACGAATGCCGGTCATGCGGCCTGGAATATAGACGGAAAAGACAGCTTGATACGAAGAAATATGTATGTGGAAAATGTCGCGGAAAAATTATTTTAAAAAAATCGTTGACATAG
- the sigB gene encoding RNA polymerase sigma factor SigB — protein sequence MQKQSQTSDEKKAQMRDQVTEWIKAYQLHGDEEAQAQLVQHYTGLVETIARKYSKGKSYHEDIAQVGMIGLLGAIRRYDDSFGKSFEAFAVPTIIGEIKRFLRDKTWSVHVPRRIKELGPKIKSTVEELTSELHRSPKIEEIAQYLEVSEEEVLEAMEMSKSYQALSVDHSIEADSDGGTVTLLDIFGNVDEGYEKVNQRLVLEKVLHVLSDREKKIIQYTYLENLSQKEAGDRLGISQMHVSRLQRRAIKKLQEAINAENSEYIR from the coding sequence ATGCAGAAACAATCTCAAACTAGTGATGAGAAAAAGGCACAAATGAGAGACCAAGTCACGGAATGGATTAAAGCCTATCAACTCCATGGAGATGAAGAAGCACAGGCTCAACTTGTTCAGCACTATACCGGGCTAGTTGAAACGATTGCGAGAAAGTATTCAAAGGGAAAATCATATCATGAGGATATTGCCCAGGTTGGCATGATTGGATTGCTGGGTGCGATTCGCAGGTATGATGATTCCTTCGGAAAAAGCTTCGAGGCTTTTGCTGTCCCGACGATAATTGGAGAGATTAAACGCTTTTTACGTGATAAAACATGGAGTGTTCACGTTCCTCGCAGAATTAAAGAGCTTGGTCCAAAAATCAAGTCGACTGTTGAAGAACTTACCTCAGAATTGCATCGTTCTCCTAAGATTGAAGAAATTGCTCAGTACTTAGAAGTTTCTGAGGAAGAAGTTTTAGAAGCGATGGAAATGAGTAAAAGTTATCAGGCGCTATCAGTGGATCACTCAATCGAGGCGGATTCAGACGGCGGAACAGTCACTTTGTTAGATATCTTCGGAAATGTGGATGAAGGATATGAAAAGGTGAATCAGCGGTTGGTTTTGGAGAAAGTTCTCCATGTATTGTCAGATCGCGAAAAGAAAATCATACAATACACCTATCTAGAAAATCTAAGTCAAAAGGAAGCGGGAGATCGATTAGGTATATCTCAAATGCATGTATCCCGTCTTCAACGCCGTGCTATAAAAAAACTGCAGGAAGCCATTAATGCTGAGAATTCGGAGTATATACGGTGA
- a CDS encoding PP2C family serine/threonine-protein phosphatase — protein MNQEVLRDSRVQLIVSQSPKQGKLLCGDDYFYEVTDDYFICVIADGLGSGEFAHESSRAVTNVVREYQSEDVGDIMERCNQALLRKRGAAVAILKVDFKKKEFQYSCVGNIRFYLYPPNDKMIYPLPVTGYLSGRKQKFHTQQFTYTPSTKFFIHSDGFEMKGTKNFLRNASSLEETAKKLESQNSALNDDITFIFGSLL, from the coding sequence GTGAATCAAGAAGTGCTAAGGGATAGTAGAGTGCAATTAATTGTGTCTCAATCACCTAAACAAGGAAAGTTGTTATGTGGTGATGACTATTTTTATGAAGTGACGGATGATTACTTTATTTGTGTCATCGCAGATGGATTAGGATCAGGGGAGTTTGCTCATGAATCCTCTCGGGCAGTTACTAATGTAGTTCGGGAGTATCAGAGCGAGGATGTTGGAGATATTATGGAACGATGTAATCAGGCCCTGCTAAGAAAGCGAGGCGCCGCTGTCGCTATTTTAAAAGTGGACTTCAAAAAGAAAGAATTTCAGTACAGCTGTGTTGGTAATATCCGTTTCTATCTATATCCTCCAAATGATAAAATGATCTATCCCCTACCTGTAACCGGATATTTATCTGGAAGAAAGCAGAAATTCCATACTCAACAGTTTACATATACTCCGTCCACTAAATTTTTCATTCACTCCGATGGATTTGAAATGAAGGGGACGAAAAATTTCCTGCGAAATGCTAGTTCTCTTGAAGAAACTGCGAAAAAATTAGAAAGTCAAAATAGTGCCTTGAACGATGATATTACATTCATTTTTGGGAGTCTTTTATAA
- the rimI gene encoding ribosomal protein S18-alanine N-acetyltransferase: protein MNQTITFRKMTIEDLDSVIEVEHASFTLPWSKEAFYNELMNNQYAYYLVAEDQGKVIGYCGTWFILDEGHITNIAVLPEWRGKKIGEELMVRMLGKAQSMGVKRMTLEVRIGNQTAQSLYRKLGFKDGGIRKFYYTDNMEDALVMWVELW, encoded by the coding sequence ATGAATCAGACGATTACATTTCGTAAGATGACTATAGAGGATCTTGATAGTGTGATTGAGGTAGAGCATGCTTCTTTTACTTTGCCATGGAGCAAAGAAGCTTTTTATAATGAGCTGATGAACAATCAATATGCGTATTATTTGGTAGCAGAGGACCAGGGGAAAGTAATTGGTTATTGCGGTACATGGTTCATCCTCGATGAGGGCCATATCACGAATATTGCTGTATTGCCGGAATGGAGAGGCAAAAAAATCGGGGAAGAATTAATGGTGCGTATGTTGGGCAAAGCACAAAGCATGGGAGTGAAAAGAATGACTCTCGAGGTACGGATCGGAAACCAAACTGCTCAAAGTCTCTATCGAAAATTGGGCTTTAAAGATGGTGGCATAAGAAAGTTTTATTATACAGACAATATGGAAGATGCATTAGTAATGTGGGTGGAATTATGGTGA
- the tsaE gene encoding tRNA (adenosine(37)-N6)-threonylcarbamoyltransferase complex ATPase subunit type 1 TsaE: protein MTVTEYMRICNSEEETRKLAEEIGSRLIPGSVIALEGDLGAGKTTFSKGIAKAIGVTRNVNSPTFTIMKEYKGKFPLYHMDVYRIENEEEDFGFEEYFEGEGITIVEWAHLIKGQLPEELLTLYLYHDGNDRRRIVAEPKGEFYEKLCEEIF, encoded by the coding sequence ATGACTGTGACCGAATATATGAGAATTTGTAATAGTGAAGAAGAGACCAGGAAGCTGGCAGAGGAAATTGGAAGTCGCCTGATTCCCGGATCTGTAATTGCGCTTGAGGGAGACCTAGGTGCAGGCAAAACAACATTTAGCAAGGGAATTGCTAAAGCAATTGGTGTAACAAGAAATGTAAATAGCCCGACCTTTACCATTATGAAAGAATATAAAGGGAAATTTCCACTTTATCACATGGATGTTTATCGAATTGAAAATGAAGAGGAAGATTTCGGGTTTGAAGAATATTTTGAAGGTGAAGGAATTACGATCGTCGAGTGGGCTCATCTGATAAAAGGACAATTGCCGGAAGAGCTTTTGACCTTATATTTATATCATGATGGGAATGATAGACGGAGAATTGTAGCTGAACCAAAAGGTGAATTTTATGAAAAGCTATGTGAGGAGATATTTTAA
- a CDS encoding STAS domain-containing protein: MRIPILKLHDCLLISIQWELDDATALQFQEDLLHKIHETNANGVVIDLTSVDIIDSFIAKVLGDVIDMSKLMGAKVVITGIQPAVAITLIELGITLSDVMTALDLEKGLEKLQKELGD, encoded by the coding sequence ATGAGGATTCCGATATTAAAGTTGCATGATTGTCTCCTGATTTCTATTCAATGGGAATTGGATGATGCAACAGCGCTGCAATTTCAGGAGGATTTACTGCATAAGATACATGAAACAAATGCAAATGGAGTGGTGATTGATCTAACTTCAGTAGATATCATTGATTCTTTTATAGCTAAAGTCCTTGGCGATGTCATTGACATGTCAAAATTAATGGGAGCAAAAGTAGTGATTACAGGGATACAGCCTGCAGTTGCCATCACATTAATTGAATTGGGCATTACATTATCCGATGTGATGACAGCTTTGGATCTTGAAAAGGGTTTGGAGAAATTACAAAAGGAACTGGGGGACTAG
- the tsaD gene encoding tRNA (adenosine(37)-N6)-threonylcarbamoyltransferase complex transferase subunit TsaD: MNKENQIILGIETSCDETAAAVIKNGREILSNVVASQIESHKRFGGVVPEIASRHHVEAITLVVEEALEKAEISWDDLDGIAVTEGPGLVGALLIGVNAAKALAFAHGIPLINVHHIAGHIYANRILTEFSFPLLALVVSGGHTELVLMKEHGAFDVIGETRDDAAGEAYDKVARTLKLPYPGGPHIDRLAHEGQPTVKLPRAWLEEDSYDFSFSGLKSAVINTLHNANQKGEVIAPEDLACSFQESVIDVLVTKTVKAADEFQVKQVLLAGGVAANKGLRTKLEEAFIDKKEVELIIPPLYLCTDNAAMIAVAGSIAFEKGKRAAMDLNANPGLILE, from the coding sequence GTGAATAAAGAAAATCAAATCATATTAGGTATAGAAACCAGCTGTGATGAAACAGCAGCAGCAGTCATAAAAAATGGCCGAGAAATCCTTTCAAATGTTGTAGCTTCTCAAATCGAGAGCCATAAACGTTTTGGCGGAGTCGTTCCTGAAATTGCTTCAAGGCATCATGTTGAAGCAATTACCCTTGTAGTTGAAGAGGCATTGGAGAAGGCAGAAATCTCTTGGGATGATCTTGATGGAATTGCGGTTACTGAAGGTCCTGGGTTAGTGGGAGCTCTCTTAATAGGCGTAAATGCGGCAAAAGCATTGGCTTTTGCTCATGGAATTCCACTTATTAATGTACATCATATAGCTGGGCATATATATGCAAACAGAATTCTCACTGAGTTTTCTTTTCCCCTCCTTGCATTGGTTGTATCCGGTGGCCATACGGAGCTGGTGTTGATGAAGGAGCATGGAGCTTTTGACGTTATAGGGGAAACAAGAGATGATGCAGCCGGTGAAGCATATGATAAAGTAGCTCGTACGCTAAAGCTACCTTATCCGGGCGGCCCTCATATTGATCGACTGGCGCATGAAGGTCAGCCAACAGTTAAACTGCCTCGTGCATGGCTAGAAGAGGATTCATATGATTTCAGTTTCAGTGGATTAAAATCGGCTGTTATAAATACATTGCATAATGCCAACCAAAAAGGTGAAGTGATAGCTCCTGAGGATCTGGCCTGCAGCTTTCAGGAAAGTGTAATTGATGTCTTAGTAACTAAAACCGTAAAAGCAGCAGATGAGTTCCAGGTGAAACAAGTACTGTTAGCCGGTGGGGTTGCTGCCAATAAAGGATTAAGAACTAAATTAGAAGAAGCTTTTATAGACAAAAAGGAAGTAGAATTGATTATACCTCCACTTTATTTATGTACAGATAATGCAGCAATGATTGCTGTAGCAGGTAGTATTGCTTTTGAAAAAGGCAAACGAGCTGCCATGGACTTGAATGCAAATCCAGGATTGATATTGGAATAA
- the rsbW gene encoding anti-sigma B factor RsbW: protein MSETYEYIEMKIPAKPEFIGVMRLTLSGIASRMGFSYDSIEDLKIATSEACTNAVQHAYKGERDGEVIIGFGLYEDRLEVMVVDNGESCDFEEVRQGLGPYERDQSVEFLREGGLGLYLIETLMDEVKIHHNEGVTVFMTKFLEGEQVESDAETISN from the coding sequence ATGAGTGAAACATACGAATATATTGAAATGAAGATACCTGCAAAACCTGAATTTATCGGGGTAATGAGATTAACTTTATCAGGAATAGCCAGCCGTATGGGGTTTTCATATGATAGTATAGAAGATTTGAAAATTGCTACGAGCGAGGCTTGTACAAATGCAGTTCAGCATGCGTACAAGGGCGAGCGGGATGGGGAAGTTATCATAGGCTTTGGATTATATGAAGACCGTCTTGAAGTAATGGTAGTCGATAATGGCGAAAGCTGTGATTTTGAAGAGGTGCGACAAGGCTTGGGGCCTTATGAGAGAGACCAATCAGTGGAATTCTTAAGAGAAGGAGGATTAGGTCTATATCTGATTGAAACGCTCATGGATGAAGTGAAAATACACCATAATGAAGGTGTGACAGTATTCATGACGAAGTTTCTTGAGGGAGAGCAGGTGGAGAGTGATGCAGAAACAATCTCAAACTAG
- a CDS encoding RsbT co-antagonist protein RsbRA, producing MNKLVQNYIQGHKDIILQQWIERVKDKADDRVVKIVSDQMFIHTSNEFIEVLISNIKDSDEEFKVKLSDFAAKIIRLGWPLTFVNEGLKAFNVVVTDGMVNEGVMTKENQLEIVLDFDEWITPLNNEILNVYTSTWERTVSLQKIALQELSAPLIPVFEGITVMPLIGTIDTERARQIMENLLDGVVKHRSEVVLIDITGVPVVDTMVAHHIIQAAEAVRLVGARCMLVGIRPEIAQTIVNLGINLDEIITKNTLKKGVEAALEITNRKIIVTPEELV from the coding sequence ATGAATAAACTTGTGCAAAACTATATCCAGGGTCATAAAGACATCATTTTGCAGCAGTGGATTGAACGTGTAAAGGATAAAGCGGATGATCGAGTCGTGAAGATTGTTTCAGATCAAATGTTTATTCACACCAGTAATGAATTTATTGAAGTGCTGATTTCTAATATTAAAGATTCTGATGAAGAATTTAAAGTGAAACTTAGTGATTTTGCAGCTAAAATTATTCGTTTAGGCTGGCCGTTAACATTTGTGAATGAGGGATTGAAAGCATTTAATGTAGTTGTTACAGACGGTATGGTAAATGAAGGGGTAATGACAAAGGAAAATCAGCTTGAGATTGTGCTGGATTTTGACGAGTGGATTACCCCTTTAAATAATGAAATTCTGAATGTTTATACATCTACGTGGGAACGAACCGTTTCTTTGCAAAAAATTGCACTCCAGGAATTATCAGCACCTCTTATTCCTGTGTTTGAAGGGATTACTGTAATGCCTCTTATAGGTACAATAGATACAGAACGCGCGAGACAAATTATGGAAAATCTTTTGGATGGCGTAGTAAAGCATCGTTCTGAGGTAGTGTTGATTGATATTACTGGAGTGCCTGTTGTTGACACTATGGTGGCTCATCATATTATTCAGGCAGCAGAGGCTGTTCGTTTGGTTGGTGCCCGTTGTATGTTGGTGGGAATACGTCCGGAGATTGCTCAAACAATTGTCAACCTCGGCATTAACTTAGATGAAATCATAACTAAAAATACATTGAAAAAGGGTGTAGAGGCTGCCCTGGAAATTACAAATAGAAAAATTATCGTAACCCCGGAGGAATTAGTATGA
- a CDS encoding anti-sigma regulatory factor codes for MSTQSYVKILNEWDIVAARQVGRNVAKELGFGTVDQARITTTISELARNIYLYAGQGQICIEKVYDNGRTGLRVIAEDNGPGISDIRRVMEDGYTTSGGLGAGLPGVKRLMDDFDIDSDVGKGTRIMSTKWLR; via the coding sequence ATGAGCACCCAATCCTACGTAAAAATTCTTAATGAGTGGGATATTGTTGCAGCCCGACAAGTGGGCAGAAATGTGGCCAAAGAGTTGGGGTTTGGCACCGTGGATCAGGCAAGAATAACCACAACCATAAGTGAATTAGCAAGGAATATCTATCTCTATGCAGGGCAGGGCCAAATATGCATTGAAAAAGTCTATGACAATGGGAGAACGGGTCTCAGAGTCATAGCAGAGGATAATGGTCCGGGAATAAGTGATATAAGAAGAGTAATGGAAGATGGATATACAACATCGGGAGGTCTGGGAGCTGGTTTGCCGGGAGTCAAGAGATTGATGGATGACTTTGATATTGACTCTGATGTTGGAAAGGGTACGCGAATAATGTCTACTAAATGGCTCCGATAG
- a CDS encoding PP2C family protein-serine/threonine phosphatase, translating to MENRECMEERYREALSNYLKEHTEKALYLGHKISKEAIEQMVSPEEIISLHKNTLKEILPDISEEVSHSFDFLLEIMMEYGVAFRELQSLRHQQRELKSEMEIAANVQQTLLETRVPVLKNLEIGAISVPAKHMSGDYFHFVQDEHNRVAVAIADIIGKGIPAALCMSMIKYAMDSLPEHRTSPASVLESINRVVEQNVGPSMFITMFYGLYDPSNHIFTYASAGHEPGFFYNYEKNEFTELTAKGLLLGVDKKTVYRQYERKIEIGDMIILLSDGVTECRTNEGFIERDTLVQFIRESIHLDAQTIVNNLYKKLEKMQHFQLRDDFTLIIMRRKF from the coding sequence GTGGAAAATAGAGAGTGCATGGAGGAAAGATACCGTGAAGCTCTCTCGAATTACTTGAAAGAGCATACGGAAAAAGCGTTATATCTCGGACATAAAATCAGCAAAGAAGCTATAGAACAGATGGTATCACCTGAAGAGATAATAAGTTTGCATAAAAATACGCTAAAAGAAATACTTCCTGATATTTCGGAAGAAGTCAGCCACTCTTTTGATTTTTTGTTGGAAATTATGATGGAGTATGGTGTAGCCTTTCGTGAATTACAGAGTCTCCGCCATCAACAAAGAGAACTGAAGAGTGAGATGGAGATAGCGGCTAATGTTCAGCAGACTTTATTGGAAACGCGAGTTCCTGTACTAAAAAATCTTGAAATTGGAGCCATAAGTGTTCCGGCTAAGCACATGAGCGGAGATTATTTTCATTTTGTTCAGGATGAGCATAATCGAGTGGCTGTAGCGATTGCTGATATTATTGGCAAAGGGATACCGGCGGCGTTATGTATGTCCATGATTAAGTACGCGATGGATTCTTTGCCGGAGCATCGCACATCCCCAGCGAGTGTTCTGGAAAGTATTAACCGTGTTGTGGAGCAAAATGTTGGACCGAGTATGTTCATAACGATGTTTTATGGTCTATATGATCCCTCAAATCATATTTTTACATATGCTTCAGCAGGTCATGAACCGGGATTTTTCTATAATTACGAAAAAAATGAATTTACCGAGTTAACTGCTAAGGGTCTGTTGCTTGGTGTAGATAAAAAAACAGTATACAGGCAATATGAAAGAAAGATTGAAATAGGCGATATGATTATCCTTCTATCTGATGGGGTAACAGAGTGCAGGACAAATGAGGGATTTATAGAAAGAGATACGTTGGTTCAATTTATTCGGGAATCTATTCATTTAGATGCCCAAACCATTGTAAACAATCTCTATAAAAAGTTGGAAAAGATGCAACATTTTCAATTAAGAGATGATTTTACCTTGATAATTATGAGACGGAAGTTTTAA